In Haloarcula limicola, the genomic stretch CCTCCCGGACGCGCCGATGGGCGATAAGGACCACCTCGAGAGCGAGATCGACCGGCTCCGGGAGCGACGGCAGGAACTCAACAGCGACATCTCGGATCTGCAGAGCCTCATCCAGTACAACGAGGAGCGGATCGAGTCGGGCGACTACGACGTCCTCGATACCCTCGAAGGCGACGGCGGCGAAACCGCGGACGGCGGTGCCCTGACCGAGCAGCTGCTCGACGACGGTGACGAGGACCAGGTCGTCTGCTGGACGTGTGGCTCCACCGTCGAGCAGGAACAGATCGAGTCGACCATCGACCGCCTGCAGGACCTCAGAGAGGAGAAGCTCTCGGAGCTCTCGTCGGTGAAAGACGACCTCGAAGAGCTGAAGAGTGACCAGCGCGAGGCCGAGCAGAAACAGCAGCGACGCGAGCAACTCCAGCGGAAGATCGACGACATCGAGGACGAACTCGATCAGCGCACCGAGCAGATCGATTCGCTGAAAGAGCAGCGAGACGAGCAGAAGTCCGAAGTCGAAGACCTGGAGACGGCCGTCGAGGACCTCGAATCCGAGGACTTCGAGGACATCCTCACGCTCCACAAGGAGGCCAACCAGCTCGAGTTCGAGATCGACAGCCTCGAATCCGACCTGGACGACGTCAGCGAGGAGATCGAGGAGATCGAGGGTCGGGTCGACGACGCCGACGACCTGCGCGAGGAGCGCGACGCCCTCATGGACGAACTCACCGACAAGCGGACGAAGGTCGGACAGATCGAGGAAGACGCCGTCGAGGCGTTCAACGAACACATGGAGGCCGTCCTCGATATCCTCGGCTACGAGAACCTCGAACGGGTCTGGATCGAACGGCTCGAACGGACGGTTCGAGAGGGCCGTCGGAAGGTCGAGAAGAGCGCCTTCGAGCTTCACATCGTCAGAAGCACCGAGAACGGCGCGGCCTACGAGGACACGGTCGACCACCTCAGCGAGAGCGAGCGCGAGGTCGTCGGCCTCATCTTCGCGCTGGCGGGCTACCTCGTCCACGACCTCCACGAGACGGTGCCGTTCATGCTGCTGGACTCGCTCGAAGCGATCGACTCGGACCGCATCGCCGCGCTGGTCGATTACTTCGCCGACTACGCCGACTTCCTCGTCATCGCGCTCCTCGAAGAGGACGCGCAGGCGCTCGACAGCGACTACGAGCGCGTCACCACCATCTGAGCACAGCAGCCTTTTTAAGTGCCAGTTGCGAAGGGAAGGTAAGAGATGTCAGAGACGACCGACGACCGGCCGCCGAGCAAA encodes the following:
- a CDS encoding archaea-specific SMC-related protein, producing MSTSEELAENARFAVENIGGIDEAELSVSSGVTVLSGKNATNRTSFLQSIMAAMGSRQATLKGDADEGSVEMEFRGETYKRTLTRAGDSLQFSGEGYLDDSDVADLFAFLLETNEARQSVARSDDLRDMIMRPVDTEAIKREIEELEEEKGEINEELATIESRQRDLPDLEQRRNSLREQIEEKREELAAKEEEIDESSRDVQESRREQEKLEEKLDELRSTRSDLESLRQQIESQEASVTSLNQEQSELEDEFEDLPDAPMGDKDHLESEIDRLRERRQELNSDISDLQSLIQYNEERIESGDYDVLDTLEGDGGETADGGALTEQLLDDGDEDQVVCWTCGSTVEQEQIESTIDRLQDLREEKLSELSSVKDDLEELKSDQREAEQKQQRREQLQRKIDDIEDELDQRTEQIDSLKEQRDEQKSEVEDLETAVEDLESEDFEDILTLHKEANQLEFEIDSLESDLDDVSEEIEEIEGRVDDADDLREERDALMDELTDKRTKVGQIEEDAVEAFNEHMEAVLDILGYENLERVWIERLERTVREGRRKVEKSAFELHIVRSTENGAAYEDTVDHLSESEREVVGLIFALAGYLVHDLHETVPFMLLDSLEAIDSDRIAALVDYFADYADFLVIALLEEDAQALDSDYERVTTI